The genomic window GCACCATCCCCGCGGTGCTGCCGCTCTGGTTCCTCCTGCCGACGCCGTGGCCGAGGCTCGGGTTCGGGAAACCCTGGCTGGTGGCGTCTGCAGCAGCTCTGGTGCTGTTCCCGTTCGGCGTGTCCGCGGCCGTTTGCGGTCTGGGCAGGGGGGATGCCGGCGGCTGGGTTCCGATGGCCTTCGTGCTGCTCCTGGTGGCCGCCTCCGAGGAACTGCAGTTCAGGTGCTTCCTCCTCGACGCCTTCCACATGAAAGGGAGCGGGATCCTGCCGGTGCTGGCATCCTCCGCCCTCTTCGCGGCCGTCCACCTGGACAATCCGGGTTCCGATGCGCCCGGGATCGCCAACATCCTGCTGTTCGGGATCCTCCTGGGGATGCTGAGGGTGCTCGGTACGGGGCTCGCCGGGCTCTCCCTGGTCCACTGGGCCTGGAACCTCTTCACCGGCATGGTGGCGGGATGGAACGTCAGCGGCATCGAGCTGCCGTCGATCTGGGAGCCCCTGTCGGATCCGTTCGGGGCCTTCGGCCCGGAATCCTCACTTCTGCTGACTGCGGTCCTGCTCGCCGGCACCGCTGGTCTGACCATCCTCGCGCGATCCGGGAGCAGGGCCGCCCGCGGGCGGCAGGCTGCATCCGAGGAGACGACTTGAGCCGCACACTGCTCGTGAATCCACCCTCCGCGATCGGCGTCTACGACAAGAGCCACATCCGGGTCGCCATCACCTCCGCACCCTTCATCACGCTGGCCAGCCTCGCCGGAGCGCTGCTGGAGGCCGGCATGGAGGCGGCCATAGCCGATCTCATGATAGAGGGGAGGCCCGAGGAGGCCTACAGGAGGCTGCTCAGGGAATACAGGCCCGACTTCGTCGGGATCACCTTCACCACTCCGCTGTGGAGCGAAGCCCGCCGCCTGGCGGAGATCGCGAGGGAGGAACTCCCCGGGGTCACGACGATCGCAGGCGGCGTGCACGCCACCACCCTTCCGGAAGAGTCCCTAGTGAGCGGGGCCTTCGACATCGTGGCGATGGGCGAGGGCGAGAGGACCATCGTCGAGATCTGCAGGGGGGACGATCCCTCCGGAATCGCCGGCGTGGCGTTCCGGAGGGACGGGAAGGTCGTCCTGACTCCACCCAGGGAGATGATCGCCGATCTCGACGACCTGCCCCTGCCGGCCTGGCAGCTCCACGACCTGTGCTTCTACAGGTCTCCCCACATAGCCGCCCGGAGGAATCCGGTGGGTTACATGGAGACCAACCGCGGGTGCAACCACCACTGCCTCTACTGCAGCCAGACGATCTTCGGCCACTCCGTGAGGTGCAAGTCCCCCGGGCGGGTCGTGGACGAGATGTTCCGGATGCTCGATATCGGATTCAGGGACATACACATAAAGGACAACAACTTCACCGCCGACATCGCCCGGGCTTCCGAGGTCTGCGAGCTCATGGTCAGGCGCGGCTTCCCGGCTCCGTGGGCCCTGCCGACCGGTGTCAACGTACATGACGTCGACGAGGGTTTCTTCAGGCTCGCGAAGAGGGCGGGATGCTACCAGGTCGCGTTCGGGATCGAGAGCGGGGTGGACGGGATACTGGCCGGGGTGAACAAGAAGCAGTCGGCGGAGAGGATCAGGGATGCCGTGGGTATGGCGCACAGGGCCGGCATCGAGACGGTGGGGTTCTTCATGGTCGGCCTACCCGGCGATACGGTCGAAACGATGGAGGAGACGATCAGGTTCGCGTGCTCCCTGCCACTGACATACGCGAAGGCATCGATGACCCTTCCCTTCCCGTCCTCGGCGCTCTACCGCAAGCTGAAGATGGAGGGCAGGATCAGGTCGGAGGACTGGGACAAGTACAACTTCCACTGCACGAGCGAGGTCTGGGAGCATGAAACGCTCGGCTGGGACGCCATCCGGAAGTACTACGGCCTCTTCCACAGGAGATTCTACTTCAGACCTTCCTACATATGGAGGAGGTTCTGGCGCGACTTGGCCATGGGACAGCTCTTCGACGACGCAAGAGCCGTCCTGGGCAACTCCTGGCTGGACTAGTGCGCAGGGCCGGCCTCCCGGATCCGAGCTGGGTGCTCCCGACGGAGCTGTGCCTCCTCGCGGCCGCGCTGGCTCTGCTGCTGGTGCCAGACTGGCCGAGGGGATTCGTGGCGGTGCAGAGCATCCCCTCCGGTTCCATGGTGACGCCCGAGGATTCCCCGGGCTTCAGGGCTCCGGCATGGCTCCCCGTTCCGGAGGGTGGGGTCAGGATCACCGTGACGCTCGACGGATACGTTCCGGCCGACACCCTCGTACTACCCGGCGACAGGAACGTGATAGTCTACCTGGACTACGTCTTCCCCGTGACGGTGACATCGAGGCCCTCGGGAGCGGCCGTGCTCGTTGACGGCAGGGACGCAGGCACGACGCCCGTGACCCTCGGGATCGCCGAGCCCGGGCGGCACGTCGTCAGCGCCGTGAGCGGCCGGGTGGAGCTCAGGGAGACGATCGTCCTGGCGGCCAACACGCCCTCGTCCCTCCATTTCAGCTTCCCCTCGGAGGCGGGCGGCGGCCTCGTATTCATCCCGGGCGGCGAGTACGAGTTCCAGGGAGGGCCGGGAGGCGGCCTGACCCCGCGGACCGTCTCGGTGGGCGACTTCTATCTCGGCAGGACCGAGGTGACGAACCTCGAGTTCTGCAACTTCCTCAACTCCATGGACCCCAGGGCGGTGCCCGACCCCGTGCTCGGCAGCGGGAAGACCGCCTTCCTGTCGGAGCTGTTCGCGTGCGACTACCCGCTCGAGATCGCGGCGATCGAAGCCGGCGGCTATCTCGTGATACCCGGCAGGGAGGGCTTCCCGGTCAGGGGGGTGACGTACGCCGCCTGTTCGCTCTACTGCGACTGGCTGACGCTGGTGGACGGGTCGCGGATGTCCTTCAGGCTCCCCTCCGAGATCGAGTGGGAGTACGCGGCATCCACCGGCGACGGGCGCACCTGGCCGTGGGGCGACTCCCAGCCCGACGGTTCCCTCCTCAACTGCTCGGATGCGAGCGAGACGATAGCCGCCAGGGCGCCCGAGATAAGCGACGGCTTCAGCGAGACTTCACCGGCGGGCAGCTTCCCGGGCAATCCCTGGGGGCTCGTGGACATGGCCGGGAACGTGTGGGAGTGGTGCTCGGACCTCCAGGGAGGTGGCTCATTGACCCCGCAGGATGCACCGGATACGATTGGATGCCTCAGGGGCGGCAGCTGGCTGTCCTCCCCGGGTGACTGCAGGTGCGCCGCCAGACTCATGCTGGACGTCGGGCTTGGATATCCGTTCGCCGGATTCAGGATTGCTGCGACGATGGACAGGCAGTGAGCGACTTCGGGGGTGGGATCGTGAGCAGGATCGTTCCCGGGGGGCCCTTGAACAACATTCCGGCCTTCGAGAGCGTGCCGGCCATGCTGGCCAGGGCCGCGGAGGCCCATCCCGGACGGGAGGCCATCAGGGAGCCTCTACCGGACGGCACCTGGCGCACCATCACATACGCCGACCTCTACCGGGATGTCGAGGCGATGGCTGCGGCCATGCTGGCCGAGAACCGGTCCCCCGTCGTGGGCGTAGTGGGGCGGAACAGCATCTCCTGGGCGGTCGTGTACCTCGCGGCACTGCGGAGCGGCGGGATCGTCGTCCCCATCGACAGGGAGCTGCCCTTCCAGGAGATGAGGGCCATCCTGCACTATTCCGGCGCCAACATGGCCTTTTTCGACTATTCCTACATGCAGGACTTCCTGGGAGGACCCGGCCACGGCCGCAACCTCAGGCTCGTGGCGATGAACTGCGCCGGCCCCGCCGGATGCTCCCTGTTCGAGGACATGCTCTCGGAGGGCAGAGGCGGCGAGGACAGGCTCCCCGTCGACTACGACGTCTCCGCCCCGGCGGCCATCTACTACACGTCGGGGACGATGGGCCAGGCCAAGGGCGTCATGCTGTGCCAGAGGAACCTGATCGCAGTCGTCAGGCAGACACGGCAGTTCATCGAGATCGAGGAGAACGACGTCTTCCTCTCGATCCTCCCCCTGCACCACACCTACGAGTGCAGCTGCGGGTTCCTGGCGCCTCTCAGCGCAGGGGCCACCTACATCATCTGCCGGGGGCTCAGGTATGTCGGCGAGGACATAGCCAACACCGGAGCCACCGTGATCCTGGCCGTTCCCCTTCTCTGGGAGACCGTCTACCGGAAGATCATGGAGGGGATCAGGGCGAAGCCCGGGGGAGCGCTGAAATACAGGATCGGCCTTGCGGTGGCCGGCGCGGCCGAGGCCATCGGCTCCCAGGGGCTGCGAAGGAAGCTGTTCGCACCGGTCCACTCGAAATTCGGAGGCAGGATCAGGTTCCTCATCTCCGGGGGCGCGGGGATCGATCCCGAGATCTCGAAGGGGTTCCTCAAGCTCGGGTTCAAGTTCCTCCAGGGCTACGGGCTGACCGAGGCTTCGCCCCTCGTGTCGGTCAACAGGCCGGGCGCGAACGTGCCCGAGTCTGTCGGCCCGGTGCTGGCGGACATGGACGTCCGCATCGACGATCCCGACGTGGACGGCGTCGGCGAGATCTCGGTGAAGGGCCCCAACGTGATGCTGGGATACCACAACGACCCGGCCGAGACGGCGAAGGTCCTGTCCCCGGACGGCTGGCTGCGTACCGGCGACTTCGGATTCGTCGACAACGGCGGATTCCTCCACATCACGGGGCGCAAGAAGAACGTGATAGTGGCGAAGAACGGGAAGAACGTCTATCCGGAGGAGATAGAGGCCAAGCTCAACCGCTCCGACTTCATCTCGGAATGCATGGTCTTCGGGAGGGAATCGAAGACCAAGGGCGAGGAGATATGGGTCGTCGTGGTGCCGGAAATGGAGAAGCTGATCGAGAGGGCCGAGCAGAAGGGCGGGAGCCTCTCCACCGAGTACGCCCGTGACGTGATCTCGGCCGAGATCAGGCACTTCAACGCCGGTCAGCCGATCTACAAGCACATCTCGAGCTTCATCCTCAGGAGCGACGAACTGCCCAAGACCACCACCAGGAAGATCCGCCGCAGGGAGATCCTCAAGGAAGCGGGTCTCGAACCGCAGGCGGTCTTCAGGATCTGATGCGCCCATCCCTCGAATCCCCGGGCTCCTCCCGAAGGCGGGATGCCCTGGAATCCCGGCCGGGCACAGGCTGTCGAACCTCATTATTCTGCTGCTCTGCACCGGTCCGCCCCATGACCATGTCCATCTCTTCGAGAACGAACGTCCTGCAGGCGCTCTGCGGAGCGGCATCGCTCGCCCTCCCCGGGAGAGAAGACGGCAGGTGATCGACGGGGTTGGCAGGACGAGGTTCGATAGAATATGGTAAAATGACTTGATCCTCTGGACTGAACTATCGGGAGGACGGCCTTGAGCGAACAGACCAGGTGTTCGAGATGCATCCTGCCCGCGAACTACCCGAATGTCTCCTTCGACGCGGCCGGAGTCTGCAGAGTGTGCCGGGAGCATGACGCCCTCTACGGCTCGATCGACTGGAAAGCCAGGGAGGAGAGGCTGGGGAGGATCCTCGACCGCTACAGGGGACGAGGCCTGAAGTATGACTGCATGGTGCCCTTCTCCGGTGGCAAGGACTCGACGTTCACCCTCTGGACCATCAAGAACAGATACGGGATGAGGCCTCTGGCCTTCAACTTCGACAACGGGTTCCAGGACCCGGCAGCCCTTGCGACGGTGAAGGACTCCTGCAGGAGGCTCGGCGTCGATCTGGCCACCTACACTCCCGACAGGGGTCTTTTGAACAGGGTTTACAGGAGAGCCCTCGAACAGACCGGAGAGTTCTGCAGCAGCTGCGTCGTGCTCATGCCGACGGCCATCTTCAGGGCAGCCGACATGCACGGGATAAGGCTCATCGTCGCAGGGTTCTCGGACGAACTCGAGGCCCCGCCCCGCGAGACCTCCTGCATGGACCGCACCCGCTTCTGGAACATCATGAAGGGCGGCTTCAGCAAGAAGGATCTGGAGTGGGACTTCTTCTTCCCCTCGTGGAAGAGGATGTTCGGGGTGAAGCAGATCAATCTCCCGGACTACATCAGATGGGATCTCCCGATGATCTACGAGACCCTGAACAGGGAGCTCGACTTCGGCAGGTCGATCGCCAGCGTGAGGTACGACTGCCTGGGCACTCCTCACTCCAGCTACCTGTACTCCAGGAAGACGGGTTTCGGCAAGTACGAGTACCTCTATGCGAACATGGTGAGGGCAGGCGTGATCTCGAGGGAGGAAGCCCTCAGGATAGTGGAGGAACGCGAACCGAAGGAACCGCCCGACGGCTTCGACGGATTCCTCGCAGAGCTGGGGCTGGACCGCGGGATCCTCGACGGGATCCAGGAGAAGTCGCTCATCAACTTCAGACCGAGACCCGGACTCGTCAGGAAGGCGGCGATAAGGATCAGGGAGATGCTGCCCTGAGCCTTCCGACATCGGTCCGCGACCGGTATCCCCGGGCGGAGCGGGGAGCGTAGGGATCCCGGAGACCTGTCGGATCCCGTGCTCTCCATCGCGCCAGCACTCATATTACCCACTTCCCGGCCCTGGACAGGCAGTCCATGGCCTTCCCCGTATCCGCTTCGGCGGCCGCTGTCCGTACGGCCGCGATCCGTCCTCCGGTCCGGTGAACCGGCTCCAGGGCAGGAAAACGGCGAGATGTCGAACGAGAACCCCGGGGATGCCCAGGACCCCATCGGCATGGTCGGGAAGCTCGTACTCCGCAGGAACAGGAGATCCCTCCCGATGCCCGTCGTCATGCCCGAGCCGTCCCCGCCGGCAGATCCATGAAGCTCCATCCGGTCCTGAGGCGCATCCTCTCCCCCCTCGCCGGGCGGATCCCATCGCTCTCCGTACTGTCCTCGGGGAACCTTGCCGTCGCCGTGATCACCTTCCTCAGGCAGATGGTCATAGCACGGTCCTTCGGTACTTCCTGGCAGACCGATGCATACTCGGTGGCACTCCTCCTCCCGGTCATCCTGCGGGATGTCATCGCCCTCACGATCAACGCCACCCTCATCCCGAACTACTCCGACGTGCTGTTCCGCAAGGGCCCCGCCGCCGCATCCGCCCTCCTGAGCAGGGTAGTGAACTGGATTCTCGCTTCCACCCTGATCCTGTCCCTGAGCCTGTTCCTGCTCAGCGGGCCCCTCAGCTCGCTGATCGGGCCGGGGCTAAGTCCGGAGGCAGGCGACCTGACCTCCGAGCTGCTCAGGATCCTGTCTCCTACCATCATGCTCAGCGCCCTCAGCGGAACCCTGCAGGGTCTCTGCGATTCGCGGAGGCTCTATGGTCTCAATGCGCTCCTGAGGCTGGGGGAGGTCGCGGTCGCTCTCGCGGCCGTGATCGTCCTCGATGGTCCGCTCGGGATCCACGCGCTGCCGATCTCGATGCTGGCAGGA from Candidatus Fermentibacter sp. includes these protein-coding regions:
- a CDS encoding CPBP family intramembrane metalloprotease; translated protein: MTPSLDAPGGRTAPRGIPARIGIVLSAIAGMFVFRFALRAAGVLDLPGAWLWGTAACTIPAVLPLWFLLPTPWPRLGFGKPWLVASAAALVLFPFGVSAAVCGLGRGDAGGWVPMAFVLLLVAASEELQFRCFLLDAFHMKGSGILPVLASSALFAAVHLDNPGSDAPGIANILLFGILLGMLRVLGTGLAGLSLVHWAWNLFTGMVAGWNVSGIELPSIWEPLSDPFGAFGPESSLLLTAVLLAGTAGLTILARSGSRAARGRQAASEETT
- a CDS encoding radical SAM protein; this encodes MSRTLLVNPPSAIGVYDKSHIRVAITSAPFITLASLAGALLEAGMEAAIADLMIEGRPEEAYRRLLREYRPDFVGITFTTPLWSEARRLAEIAREELPGVTTIAGGVHATTLPEESLVSGAFDIVAMGEGERTIVEICRGDDPSGIAGVAFRRDGKVVLTPPREMIADLDDLPLPAWQLHDLCFYRSPHIAARRNPVGYMETNRGCNHHCLYCSQTIFGHSVRCKSPGRVVDEMFRMLDIGFRDIHIKDNNFTADIARASEVCELMVRRGFPAPWALPTGVNVHDVDEGFFRLAKRAGCYQVAFGIESGVDGILAGVNKKQSAERIRDAVGMAHRAGIETVGFFMVGLPGDTVETMEETIRFACSLPLTYAKASMTLPFPSSALYRKLKMEGRIRSEDWDKYNFHCTSEVWEHETLGWDAIRKYYGLFHRRFYFRPSYIWRRFWRDLAMGQLFDDARAVLGNSWLD
- a CDS encoding SUMF1/EgtB/PvdO family nonheme iron enzyme — protein: MLPTELCLLAAALALLLVPDWPRGFVAVQSIPSGSMVTPEDSPGFRAPAWLPVPEGGVRITVTLDGYVPADTLVLPGDRNVIVYLDYVFPVTVTSRPSGAAVLVDGRDAGTTPVTLGIAEPGRHVVSAVSGRVELRETIVLAANTPSSLHFSFPSEAGGGLVFIPGGEYEFQGGPGGGLTPRTVSVGDFYLGRTEVTNLEFCNFLNSMDPRAVPDPVLGSGKTAFLSELFACDYPLEIAAIEAGGYLVIPGREGFPVRGVTYAACSLYCDWLTLVDGSRMSFRLPSEIEWEYAASTGDGRTWPWGDSQPDGSLLNCSDASETIAARAPEISDGFSETSPAGSFPGNPWGLVDMAGNVWEWCSDLQGGGSLTPQDAPDTIGCLRGGSWLSSPGDCRCAARLMLDVGLGYPFAGFRIAATMDRQ
- a CDS encoding AMP-binding protein, whose product is MNNIPAFESVPAMLARAAEAHPGREAIREPLPDGTWRTITYADLYRDVEAMAAAMLAENRSPVVGVVGRNSISWAVVYLAALRSGGIVVPIDRELPFQEMRAILHYSGANMAFFDYSYMQDFLGGPGHGRNLRLVAMNCAGPAGCSLFEDMLSEGRGGEDRLPVDYDVSAPAAIYYTSGTMGQAKGVMLCQRNLIAVVRQTRQFIEIEENDVFLSILPLHHTYECSCGFLAPLSAGATYIICRGLRYVGEDIANTGATVILAVPLLWETVYRKIMEGIRAKPGGALKYRIGLAVAGAAEAIGSQGLRRKLFAPVHSKFGGRIRFLISGGAGIDPEISKGFLKLGFKFLQGYGLTEASPLVSVNRPGANVPESVGPVLADMDVRIDDPDVDGVGEISVKGPNVMLGYHNDPAETAKVLSPDGWLRTGDFGFVDNGGFLHITGRKKNVIVAKNGKNVYPEEIEAKLNRSDFISECMVFGRESKTKGEEIWVVVVPEMEKLIERAEQKGGSLSTEYARDVISAEIRHFNAGQPIYKHISSFILRSDELPKTTTRKIRRREILKEAGLEPQAVFRI
- a CDS encoding N-acetyl sugar amidotransferase, yielding MSEQTRCSRCILPANYPNVSFDAAGVCRVCREHDALYGSIDWKAREERLGRILDRYRGRGLKYDCMVPFSGGKDSTFTLWTIKNRYGMRPLAFNFDNGFQDPAALATVKDSCRRLGVDLATYTPDRGLLNRVYRRALEQTGEFCSSCVVLMPTAIFRAADMHGIRLIVAGFSDELEAPPRETSCMDRTRFWNIMKGGFSKKDLEWDFFFPSWKRMFGVKQINLPDYIRWDLPMIYETLNRELDFGRSIASVRYDCLGTPHSSYLYSRKTGFGKYEYLYANMVRAGVISREEALRIVEEREPKEPPDGFDGFLAELGLDRGILDGIQEKSLINFRPRPGLVRKAAIRIREMLP